One part of the Glycine soja cultivar W05 chromosome 11, ASM419377v2, whole genome shotgun sequence genome encodes these proteins:
- the LOC114377645 gene encoding zinc transporter ZTP29-like: MDSQVLLGVALSSVGGFSTSIGALFVILSKAPSLKVLGLLQGFAAGLMLSISFFDLTHNALNSLGFLRGNLWFFAGVIFFAVVAKFIPEPTVAPPTSDEKKVGKQGNKDIMKRRRRQVLISGVVTAIGISLHNFPEGMAVYLGSMKGIRVGLNLALAIALHNIPEGVAVALPVYFATQSKWEAFKLASLSGFAEPLGVVIVACLFPTSLNPEILEGILGSVGGVMAFLTLHEMLPLAFEYAGQKQSVKAVFCGMAFMSASLYFLRISLPEDM, translated from the exons GTGCACTTTTCGTAATCCTTAGTAAAGCTCCAAGTTTGAAGGTGCTTGGACTGTTACAG GGTTTTGCTGCTGGTTTGATGCTGAGTATATCATTCTTTGATCTGACTCATAATGCCTTGAACTCACTTGGCTTCCTGAGAGGCAACCTTTGG TTTTTTGCTGGTGTCATATTCTTTGCTGTTGTTGCCAAATTTATACCAGAACCAACAGTTGCTCCTCCAACTTCAGATGAAAAG AAAGTTGggaaacaaggaaacaaagacaTCATGAAAAGGCGTCGCCGTCAAGTTTTAATCAGTGGAGTTGTTACAGCCATAG GTATAAGTTTGCATAATTTTCCAGAAGGAATGGCAGTGTACCTTGGATCCATGAAG GGCATTCGTGTTGGTCTTAACCTTGCCCTGGCCATTGCTCTGCACAATATCCCAGAG GGCGTTGCTGTTGCCCTTCCTGTCTATTTTGCGACACAGAG CAAATGGGAGGCATTCAAATTGGCATCACTTTCTGGCTTTGCTGAGCCACTGGGCGTTGTAATTGTAG CCTGTTTATTCCCTACTAGCCTAAATCCTGAGATTCTTGAAGGTATCCTTGGATCAG TTGGTGGAGTTATGGCTTTTCTAACCCTTCATGAGATGCTGCCACTTGCTTTTGAGTATGCGGGACAAAAACAATCTGTTAAGGCCGTCTTTTGTGGAATGGCTTTCATGTCTGCAAG CTTGTATTTTCTACGTATCAGCTTACCAGAGGACATGTAG